The Saccharopolyspora gloriosae genome has a segment encoding these proteins:
- the dhbC gene encoding isochorismate synthase DhbC gives MTIDSDTTMRGESDELDEHPSPAALLAGYQAGSSFFFASPRGSLLADGVDAVVPKTTCAGGRGGLPEQVAEFLRHAEEFGRVNPLVVGAVPFGENLPAHLVLPSEVRRAAPLTAPVAAPDTPRLDYRLKQVPAPAEYERAVERVLKRLRDDEMSKVVLARSLELTTSEPIDPGVMLRNLAGADPGGYTYAVDLPRRGQDGSRDSFGEQPGLDRTLLGASPELLVSRDGVRVRANPLAGSRPRSADRVEDRRRADELLASGKDLREHAAVVEAVVAALRPLCGDLVVPEHPSVVHTTAMWHLSTEITGELADPGTSSLQLAVAMHPTPAVCGTPPQDARAAIAEAEPFERGFYTGMVGWCDAAGDGEWVVTIRCAEIEDTSLRLYAGAGIVEGSEPADELAETSAKFRTALSAMGWSDAL, from the coding sequence ATGACCATCGATAGCGATACCACCATGCGCGGAGAATCCGACGAGCTCGACGAGCATCCGAGCCCGGCCGCGCTGCTCGCCGGATACCAGGCCGGTTCCTCGTTCTTCTTCGCGTCCCCGCGCGGCTCGCTGTTGGCCGACGGCGTCGACGCCGTGGTTCCGAAGACGACGTGCGCGGGCGGCCGCGGTGGGCTACCGGAGCAGGTCGCCGAATTCCTGCGTCACGCCGAGGAATTCGGCCGGGTGAACCCGCTGGTGGTCGGTGCCGTGCCGTTCGGCGAGAACCTGCCCGCGCACCTGGTGCTGCCGAGCGAGGTGCGCCGCGCCGCGCCGTTGACGGCTCCGGTCGCCGCGCCCGACACGCCGCGGCTGGATTACCGGCTCAAGCAGGTTCCGGCTCCCGCCGAGTACGAACGGGCGGTGGAGCGGGTGCTCAAGCGCCTGCGCGACGACGAGATGAGCAAGGTCGTGCTGGCGCGCTCCCTGGAGCTGACCACCTCGGAGCCGATCGATCCCGGCGTGATGCTGCGCAACCTCGCGGGCGCCGATCCCGGCGGCTACACCTACGCCGTCGACCTGCCGCGCCGCGGCCAGGACGGCTCGCGGGACTCGTTCGGCGAGCAGCCGGGCCTCGATCGCACGCTGCTCGGGGCGAGCCCGGAACTGCTGGTGTCCCGCGACGGTGTCCGGGTGCGGGCGAACCCGCTGGCCGGGTCCCGGCCGCGCAGCGCGGACCGCGTCGAGGACCGCCGCCGCGCCGACGAACTCCTGGCCTCCGGCAAGGACCTCCGCGAACACGCCGCCGTGGTCGAAGCCGTCGTGGCGGCGCTGCGCCCGCTGTGCGGCGACCTCGTGGTGCCGGAGCACCCCTCGGTGGTGCACACCACCGCGATGTGGCACCTGTCCACCGAGATCACCGGTGAGCTGGCCGACCCCGGAACCTCGTCGCTGCAGCTCGCCGTCGCGATGCACCCGACGCCCGCGGTGTGCGGCACGCCGCCGCAGGACGCGCGGGCGGCCATCGCCGAGGCCGAACCGTTCGAGCGCGGCTTCTACACCGGCATGGTCGGCTGGTGCGACGCCGCGGGAGACGGCGAGTGGGTGGTCACGATCCGCTGCGCCGAGATCGAGGACACGTCATTGCGGTTGTACGCGGGTGCCGGGATCGTCGAAGGTTCCGAACCGGCCGACGAACTGGCCGAGACCTCCGCGAAGTTCCGCACCGCGCTGTCGGCCATGGGCTGGTCGGACGCGCTGTGA
- a CDS encoding 2,3-dihydro-2,3-dihydroxybenzoate dehydrogenase, with protein sequence MDRRGISGRTAVVTGAAHGIGAAVVHALGELGATVAAVDLDADALAEVVSAGAEKGRHVLACPADVAGADAVEAVIERVEREAGPVDLLVNVAGILRPGTVQDIGEDDWHRTFAVNTTGVFHLCRSVSKRMIPRGRGSIVTVGSNAAGVPRHGMAAYGASKAASTLFTKSLGLELAEYGIRCNVVSPGSTDTPMQHRLWDERGAEPVIDGSPETYKTGIPLRKLATAEDIAEAVVFLLSDQAGHITMHDLYVDGGATLRA encoded by the coding sequence ATGGACCGCAGGGGGATCAGCGGCCGGACCGCTGTTGTGACCGGTGCCGCTCACGGTATCGGTGCCGCGGTCGTGCACGCGCTGGGTGAGCTGGGTGCGACCGTGGCCGCTGTCGACCTGGACGCCGACGCGCTCGCCGAAGTCGTCTCGGCCGGCGCGGAGAAGGGGCGGCACGTGCTGGCCTGTCCCGCGGACGTCGCCGGCGCCGACGCGGTCGAGGCGGTGATCGAACGGGTCGAGCGCGAGGCCGGACCGGTGGACCTGCTGGTCAACGTCGCGGGAATCCTGCGTCCCGGCACCGTGCAGGACATCGGTGAGGACGACTGGCACCGGACGTTCGCGGTCAACACCACCGGCGTGTTCCACCTGTGCCGCTCCGTGTCGAAGCGGATGATCCCGCGCGGTCGAGGCTCCATCGTCACGGTCGGCTCCAACGCCGCGGGAGTGCCACGGCATGGAATGGCCGCCTACGGCGCCTCGAAGGCGGCTTCGACGCTGTTCACCAAATCCCTGGGTCTGGAACTGGCCGAGTACGGCATCCGCTGCAACGTGGTCTCACCCGGTTCGACCGACACGCCGATGCAGCACCGGCTGTGGGACGAACGCGGCGCCGAACCGGTGATCGACGGCTCGCCGGAGACCTACAAGACCGGTATTCCGCTGCGCAAACTCGCCACGGCCGAGGACATCGCGGAGGCGGTCGTGTTCCTGCTCTCCGACCAGGCCGGGCACATCACGATGCACGACCTGTACGTCGACGGCGGCGCGACGCTGCGCGCCTGA
- a CDS encoding carboxyl transferase domain-containing protein, whose product MGEAIGARELIGTLCGDFEEFEAPHVGSARAASADGPLGWPGYDGQRRRAAARTGAEESVLCGHGTLGADRAVLIAFDFGFLGGSVGEEAGARVVAAFEQARERRLPVVSLVASGGSRMQEGIRALVQLQAIARACLLTRQARIPHITVLRNPTTGGMWAALAAGADIVLAAPEVAVAFGGSRVRSATETGEAFTAEGKFADGQVDRLVADEELPAALAELVGLLHPQRLACSPDPAEVPESFRSSDSPSSAAGSAPETGWDAVERARAANRPHAADYLDRYFTSRFELSGDRAGGTDSGMLCGIGEHDGRPVAYAAQAGTANTPAGFRTAARLIRLADQLGLPVLTLVDTPGAANDAAAERAGAGAAIGQLFTAVAEARVPITTLVIGEGGSGGALALAAPDSTWITADAYFAVIAPESSASILKEPPENVPALADRLKLRPQDLLELGFVQGVVPPS is encoded by the coding sequence ATGGGTGAGGCGATCGGTGCGCGCGAGCTGATCGGCACCTTGTGCGGGGACTTCGAGGAGTTCGAGGCCCCGCACGTCGGCTCCGCGCGCGCCGCGTCCGCAGACGGGCCGCTGGGCTGGCCCGGCTACGACGGCCAGCGCCGCCGCGCCGCCGCGCGCACGGGCGCCGAGGAATCGGTGCTGTGCGGGCACGGCACGCTCGGCGCGGACCGAGCGGTGTTGATCGCTTTCGATTTCGGTTTTCTCGGTGGTTCGGTCGGCGAGGAGGCGGGTGCGCGGGTCGTGGCCGCGTTCGAACAGGCCCGGGAGCGCAGGCTGCCGGTCGTGTCCCTGGTCGCCTCCGGCGGCAGCCGGATGCAGGAGGGCATCCGCGCCCTGGTCCAGCTCCAGGCGATCGCCCGCGCCTGCCTGCTGACCCGGCAGGCGCGGATTCCGCACATCACGGTGCTGCGCAACCCGACGACCGGCGGGATGTGGGCGGCGCTGGCGGCGGGCGCGGACATCGTGCTCGCCGCGCCGGAGGTCGCGGTGGCCTTCGGCGGCAGCCGGGTGCGCAGTGCCACCGAAACCGGGGAGGCGTTCACCGCCGAGGGCAAGTTCGCCGACGGCCAGGTGGATCGCCTGGTAGCGGACGAGGAACTTCCCGCCGCGCTGGCCGAACTGGTCGGTCTGCTGCACCCGCAACGCCTGGCCTGCTCGCCCGATCCCGCCGAGGTGCCGGAGTCGTTCCGCAGCTCGGATTCGCCGAGTTCTGCGGCGGGGTCCGCGCCGGAGACGGGGTGGGACGCGGTCGAGCGAGCACGTGCCGCGAACCGTCCGCATGCAGCCGACTACCTGGACCGTTATTTCACCTCCCGGTTCGAGCTCAGCGGAGACCGTGCAGGTGGCACGGACTCGGGAATGTTGTGCGGGATCGGCGAGCACGACGGCCGGCCGGTCGCCTACGCCGCGCAGGCCGGGACCGCGAACACCCCGGCCGGTTTCCGCACGGCCGCTCGGCTGATCCGGTTGGCCGACCAACTGGGCCTGCCGGTGCTCACCCTGGTCGACACCCCGGGCGCGGCCAACGACGCCGCGGCCGAGCGCGCCGGTGCCGGGGCCGCGATCGGGCAGCTGTTCACCGCGGTCGCCGAGGCCCGGGTCCCGATCACAACGCTGGTCATCGGCGAGGGCGGATCCGGGGGCGCGTTGGCGCTGGCCGCGCCGGATTCGACCTGGATCACCGCGGACGCGTACTTCGCCGTCATCGCACCGGAATCGAGCGCGTCGATCCTGAAGGAGCCGCCGGAGAACGTGCCGGCACTCGCCGATCGCCTGAAGCTGCGGCCGCAGGATCTGCTCGAACTCGGTTTCGTCCAGGGCGTGGTGCCACCGAGCTGA
- a CDS encoding acyl-CoA synthetase: MDRATELFPKLRRPEGKEALRFGARALTYPELTAAVAGIAERVGSARRVAVWATSELETCVAVIGALAAGAAVVPVNPKVGERELAHIIGDSEPELLLAAPGFEPPEALGQVSVQEVDLVPGTGELPAEPSEDAPALIVYTSGTTGPPKGVVLPRRAIRANLDALADAWEWTDQDVLVHALPLFHVHGLILGTLGPVRLGGTVRHLGKFSSQAAAEELAGEATMLFGVPTMYHRLADDAERDPQLAKAVGRARLLVSGSAALPAVEHERISRLTGQRVVERYGMSETIMNSGVRASGDRRPGYVGLPFDGVEIKLVDDAGRDIEVSDDDTVGEILVRGRNLFTEYLNRPDATAEAFVDGWFRTGDVATRAPDGYLRIVGRKATDIIKSGGYKIGAGEIENALLEHPSVAEVAVTGQADPDLGERILAWVVPASELPDSEATARELVEHVARLLTPHKRPREVRFVDSLPRNEMGKVMKKALHG, translated from the coding sequence ATGGATCGCGCAACGGAGTTGTTCCCGAAGCTGCGCAGGCCCGAGGGCAAGGAAGCCCTCCGGTTCGGTGCCCGCGCCCTGACCTATCCGGAATTGACCGCCGCCGTGGCCGGGATCGCCGAACGGGTCGGCTCCGCCCGGCGCGTCGCGGTGTGGGCCACTTCGGAGTTGGAGACCTGCGTCGCGGTGATCGGTGCTCTCGCCGCGGGCGCGGCCGTGGTGCCGGTGAACCCGAAGGTGGGGGAGCGGGAACTCGCCCACATCATCGGCGACAGCGAGCCGGAACTGCTGCTGGCGGCGCCGGGATTCGAGCCGCCGGAGGCGTTGGGGCAGGTCTCGGTGCAGGAGGTCGATCTGGTTCCTGGAACCGGGGAGCTGCCCGCCGAACCGAGCGAGGACGCGCCAGCGTTGATCGTCTACACCTCCGGCACCACCGGGCCGCCGAAGGGCGTGGTGCTGCCGCGCCGTGCGATCCGGGCGAACCTGGACGCGCTGGCCGACGCCTGGGAATGGACCGATCAGGACGTGCTGGTGCATGCGCTGCCGCTGTTCCACGTGCACGGCCTGATCCTCGGCACGCTCGGGCCGGTGCGGCTCGGTGGCACCGTGCGCCACCTGGGCAAGTTCTCCTCGCAGGCCGCGGCCGAGGAGTTGGCGGGGGAGGCGACGATGCTGTTCGGAGTTCCGACGATGTACCACCGGCTCGCCGATGACGCCGAGCGGGATCCGCAACTGGCGAAAGCGGTGGGTCGCGCTCGGCTGCTCGTGTCGGGATCCGCCGCATTGCCCGCGGTGGAGCACGAGCGGATCTCGCGGCTGACCGGGCAGCGGGTCGTGGAGCGCTACGGCATGAGCGAAACGATCATGAACTCCGGTGTGCGGGCTTCCGGTGACCGCAGGCCCGGTTACGTGGGGCTGCCGTTCGACGGCGTGGAGATCAAGCTCGTTGATGATGCCGGTCGGGACATCGAGGTCAGCGATGACGACACGGTGGGGGAGATCCTGGTGCGCGGGCGGAACCTGTTCACCGAGTACCTCAACCGTCCGGACGCCACCGCCGAGGCGTTCGTGGACGGGTGGTTCCGCACCGGGGACGTCGCGACCCGTGCACCCGACGGATATCTGCGCATCGTCGGGCGCAAGGCCACCGACATCATCAAGAGCGGCGGTTACAAGATCGGCGCGGGGGAGATCGAGAACGCGCTGCTGGAACACCCCTCGGTCGCCGAGGTCGCGGTGACCGGTCAAGCCGATCCGGACTTGGGTGAGCGCATCCTGGCCTGGGTGGTGCCCGCCTCCGAACTCCCCGACTCGGAAGCGACGGCGCGGGAGCTCGTGGAGCACGTGGCCCGGTTGCTCACGCCGCACAAGCGGCCGCGTGAGGTGCGGTTCGTGGATTCCTTGCCGCGCAACGAGATGGGCAAGGTCATGAAAAAGGCGCTGCATGGGTGA
- a CDS encoding SLC13 family permease, which translates to MSPELISIFALVACFVLATTMSVNMGVLSFAAAFAVGKLAGGLSDDDIFAGFPGDIFVVLVGVTYLFAIARANGTTDWLVHWAVRLVGGRLVVIPWVMFGIAALLTAIGAVSPAACAIIAPIALNLAARHGINPLLMGAMVVHGAQAGGFSPISVYGVIVNGVVADNGLPGNPLVLFLGSFAVNLMIAGVVFVVFGGLRTARAHSTTLPADSDSEPEQLRLTRDRVLTLLGLAALVVCTLVFELDAGLVAMSVAVVLTVISPKTAANAPAEVTWPTVLLICGVLTYVSVLQEMGTIDYVGHAVAGVGLPLLAALLLCYIGGVVSAFASSVGLMGALIPLAVPFLATGTIGPIGMVTALAVAATLVDVSPFSTNGAIVLANAKGVDREVFFRRLMIYGGVVVAVGPLVAWLIFVLPGLG; encoded by the coding sequence GTGTCGCCCGAGCTGATTTCCATCTTCGCGCTCGTGGCCTGCTTCGTGCTGGCCACGACGATGTCGGTGAACATGGGGGTGCTGTCGTTCGCCGCCGCCTTCGCGGTCGGCAAACTCGCAGGCGGCCTGTCCGATGACGACATCTTCGCCGGATTCCCCGGTGACATCTTCGTCGTGCTCGTCGGCGTGACCTACCTGTTCGCCATCGCCAGGGCCAACGGCACCACCGATTGGCTGGTGCACTGGGCGGTTCGGCTCGTCGGCGGCAGGCTCGTGGTGATCCCGTGGGTGATGTTCGGGATCGCGGCACTGCTCACCGCCATCGGCGCGGTCAGCCCCGCGGCCTGCGCGATCATCGCGCCGATCGCGCTGAACCTGGCCGCCCGGCACGGCATCAACCCGCTGCTGATGGGCGCGATGGTCGTGCACGGCGCGCAGGCGGGCGGGTTCTCGCCGATCAGCGTCTACGGCGTGATCGTGAACGGGGTGGTCGCCGACAACGGGCTGCCCGGCAATCCGCTGGTGCTGTTCCTGGGCAGCTTCGCGGTGAACCTGATGATCGCGGGCGTCGTGTTCGTCGTGTTCGGCGGTCTGCGCACCGCTCGTGCGCACTCCACCACCTTGCCCGCGGACTCCGACTCGGAACCCGAACAGCTGCGGCTCACCCGCGACCGGGTGCTGACCCTGCTCGGACTGGCGGCGCTGGTCGTGTGCACCCTGGTGTTCGAACTCGACGCCGGGCTGGTGGCGATGAGCGTCGCCGTGGTGCTCACCGTGATCTCGCCGAAGACCGCGGCGAACGCTCCCGCGGAGGTCACCTGGCCGACGGTGCTGCTGATCTGCGGTGTGCTGACCTACGTCAGCGTGCTGCAGGAAATGGGCACGATCGACTACGTGGGGCACGCGGTCGCCGGGGTCGGGCTTCCGCTGCTCGCCGCGCTGCTGCTGTGCTACATCGGCGGTGTCGTGTCCGCCTTCGCCTCGTCGGTGGGGTTGATGGGGGCGTTGATCCCGCTGGCGGTGCCGTTCCTCGCCACCGGCACGATCGGCCCGATCGGCATGGTGACCGCGCTGGCGGTCGCCGCCACGCTGGTGGACGTCAGCCCGTTCTCCACCAACGGCGCCATCGTGCTGGCCAACGCGAAGGGCGTGGACCGGGAGGTCTTCTTCCGCCGCCTGATGATCTACGGCGGGGTGGTCGTGGCTGTGGGGCCGCTTGTGGCGTGGCTCATTTTCGTCCTCCCCGGACTGGGGTGA
- a CDS encoding FadR/GntR family transcriptional regulator, whose product MSDALRPLTRPRLYEQVVLRLREHVAASGLEVGDRLPPERELAERLGVSRASVRQAIVVLEVQGLVEVRHGGGTYLQRRTLDSEPVDELVARRNRLPDVLDAREGLETKLAELAAERRTDADLAEIDAALAAMRAQVERGELGGEGDRRFHAAITAAAHSTMLAEFMRTIAEEIAESRQESLRQPNRPPKSLAQHERIAEAIRAGNPRTASTAMRRHLRTVSRVRLLTWNPDDDEQR is encoded by the coding sequence GTGTCCGACGCGCTGCGGCCGCTGACCAGGCCGAGGCTCTACGAGCAGGTCGTGCTGCGGCTGCGCGAACACGTCGCCGCGTCCGGTCTCGAAGTGGGCGATCGGCTGCCACCGGAGCGCGAGCTGGCGGAACGGCTCGGTGTCAGCCGGGCATCGGTGCGCCAGGCGATCGTGGTGCTGGAAGTGCAGGGCCTGGTCGAGGTGCGCCACGGCGGTGGCACCTACCTGCAGCGCCGCACGCTGGACAGCGAACCGGTGGACGAGCTGGTCGCCCGCCGCAACCGGCTTCCCGACGTGCTCGACGCCCGTGAGGGGCTGGAGACCAAGCTCGCCGAACTCGCCGCCGAACGCCGCACCGACGCCGACCTGGCGGAGATCGACGCGGCGCTAGCCGCCATGCGCGCCCAGGTCGAACGCGGCGAACTGGGCGGTGAGGGCGATCGCCGGTTCCACGCCGCGATCACCGCGGCCGCGCACAGCACGATGCTCGCCGAGTTCATGCGCACCATCGCCGAGGAGATCGCCGAAAGCCGCCAGGAATCGCTGCGCCAGCCGAACCGGCCACCGAAGTCGCTGGCGCAGCACGAACGCATCGCCGAGGCGATCCGTGCGGGCAACCCCCGCACGGCGAGCACCGCGATGCGCCGTCACCTGCGCACCGTCAGCAGAGTCCGCCTGCTCACCTGGAACCCGGACGACGACGAACAGCGCTGA
- a CDS encoding VTT domain-containing protein → MIGWLLATAGTALLGSVFPLANIELYLVGVLTQVDGLNWWALALAAAIGQMAGKTLFFLAGRGGFSLGTRLGRMTEARKGGRWAVWLEKFHDRTQQHPWWGLGVLFVSAVLSFPPFTVLCFLSGAAGLPLLGFLTVSLIGRAIHFLIVAGAPELIHQLPFFG, encoded by the coding sequence ATGATCGGCTGGCTGCTGGCCACCGCCGGAACCGCCCTGCTGGGCAGCGTCTTCCCCCTCGCCAACATCGAGCTCTACCTCGTCGGAGTCCTCACCCAGGTCGACGGGCTGAACTGGTGGGCGTTGGCGTTGGCCGCGGCGATCGGGCAGATGGCGGGCAAGACCCTGTTCTTCTTGGCGGGCCGGGGCGGTTTCAGCCTCGGCACCAGGCTCGGCCGCATGACCGAAGCACGCAAGGGCGGGCGCTGGGCTGTGTGGCTGGAGAAGTTCCACGACCGCACCCAACAGCACCCGTGGTGGGGCCTCGGGGTCCTGTTCGTGAGCGCGGTCCTCAGCTTCCCGCCGTTCACCGTGCTGTGCTTCCTCTCCGGCGCAGCGGGGCTGCCGCTGCTGGGTTTCCTCACGGTGAGCCTGATCGGGCGCGCGATCCACTTCCTGATCGTGGCCGGCGCCCCGGAGCTCATCCATCAGCTGCCGTTCTTCGGCTGA
- a CDS encoding catalase has product MASQHDDKQEQLDGVRQDPEGTYLTTQQGLRVDHTDDSLSVGERGPTLLEDFHAREKITHFDHERIPERVVHARGAGAYGYFEAYDDRLADYTTAKFLTDSQRRTPVFVRFSTVAGSRGSADTVRDVRGFATKFYTAEGNYDLVGNNMPVFFIQDGIKFPDFVHAVKPEPHNEIPQAQSAHDTLWDFVSLQPETMHMIMWLMSDRALPRSYRMMQGFGVHTFRFVNAEGTGTFVKFHWKPRLGTHSLVWEECQQVQGKDPDFNRRDLWEAIEAGQGPEWELGVQLIEESKEHDFDFDLLDATKLLPEEEVPVRPVGRMVLDRNPDNFFAETEQVAFHTANLVPGIDFTNDPLLQARNFSYLDTQLIRLGGPNFAHIPVNRPVAEVANNQRDGFQQQRIHKGQTSYSNNTLGGGCPVIAGADNGGFQHYQEKVEGAKIRKRSESFQNHYQQATMFWNSMAPWEREHIIAAFRFELGKVEHHHVREASVAQINQVDHDLAVAVAEGVGVTPPTAPAGPNHGKHSPALSQSHSVSDTIVSRKVAVLVSDGVDRAEVDQIRDALAERGATAEVLGTRDGAVRGADESDVRVDRAIATMSSALYDGVIVPGGSASVRALSADGYTVHFVAEAFKHAKPVAASDEGLALLQRAGVDGVRHAGDGDGVVSDKGVITAAATGGALPDEFMAEFATVLAGHRVWNRDTAHVVA; this is encoded by the coding sequence ATGGCTTCTCAGCACGACGACAAGCAGGAACAACTCGACGGTGTCCGCCAGGACCCGGAGGGCACCTACCTGACCACCCAGCAGGGCCTGCGGGTCGATCACACCGATGACTCCCTGAGCGTGGGTGAACGCGGCCCCACGCTGCTGGAGGATTTCCACGCACGCGAGAAGATCACCCACTTCGATCACGAACGCATCCCGGAGCGGGTCGTGCACGCTCGCGGCGCAGGCGCCTACGGCTACTTCGAGGCCTACGACGACCGCCTCGCCGACTACACGACGGCGAAGTTCCTCACCGACTCGCAGCGGCGCACGCCGGTGTTCGTGCGGTTCTCCACGGTCGCGGGCTCGCGCGGTTCGGCGGACACGGTGCGCGACGTGCGCGGATTCGCGACGAAGTTCTACACCGCGGAGGGCAACTACGACCTCGTCGGCAACAACATGCCGGTGTTCTTCATCCAGGACGGCATCAAGTTCCCCGACTTCGTGCACGCCGTGAAACCGGAGCCGCACAACGAGATCCCGCAGGCGCAGTCGGCGCACGACACGTTGTGGGATTTCGTGTCGCTGCAACCGGAAACGATGCACATGATCATGTGGTTGATGTCGGACCGCGCGCTGCCGCGCAGCTACCGCATGATGCAGGGATTCGGGGTGCACACGTTCCGCTTCGTCAACGCCGAGGGCACCGGCACGTTCGTGAAGTTCCACTGGAAGCCGCGGCTGGGCACGCATTCGCTGGTGTGGGAGGAATGCCAGCAGGTGCAGGGCAAGGACCCCGACTTCAACCGCCGCGACCTGTGGGAAGCCATCGAGGCCGGTCAGGGACCGGAGTGGGAGCTCGGTGTGCAGTTGATCGAGGAATCCAAGGAGCACGACTTCGACTTCGATCTGCTCGACGCCACCAAGCTCCTCCCGGAGGAAGAGGTCCCGGTGCGACCGGTCGGCCGGATGGTGCTCGACCGCAACCCGGACAACTTCTTCGCCGAGACCGAACAGGTCGCCTTCCACACCGCGAACCTGGTGCCGGGCATCGACTTCACCAACGATCCGCTGCTGCAGGCGCGCAACTTCTCCTACCTGGACACCCAGCTGATCCGGCTGGGCGGGCCGAACTTCGCGCACATCCCGGTCAACCGCCCGGTCGCGGAGGTCGCCAACAATCAGCGCGACGGTTTCCAGCAACAGCGCATCCACAAAGGACAGACAAGCTACTCGAACAACACCCTCGGCGGCGGCTGCCCGGTCATCGCGGGCGCCGACAACGGCGGTTTCCAGCACTACCAGGAAAAGGTGGAAGGCGCGAAGATCCGCAAGCGCAGCGAGAGCTTCCAGAACCACTACCAGCAGGCCACGATGTTCTGGAACAGCATGGCGCCGTGGGAACGCGAGCACATCATCGCCGCGTTCCGGTTCGAACTCGGCAAGGTCGAACACCACCACGTGCGCGAAGCGTCCGTGGCACAGATCAACCAGGTGGACCACGATCTCGCGGTCGCCGTGGCCGAAGGCGTCGGGGTCACGCCGCCGACGGCCCCGGCAGGCCCCAACCACGGCAAGCACTCCCCCGCGCTGAGCCAGTCGCACTCGGTCAGCGACACCATCGTGAGCCGCAAGGTCGCGGTGCTCGTCTCCGACGGCGTCGATCGCGCCGAGGTCGACCAGATCCGCGACGCCCTCGCTGAACGCGGCGCCACCGCCGAGGTCCTCGGCACCCGCGACGGCGCCGTGCGCGGCGCCGACGAGAGCGACGTCCGGGTGGACCGGGCCATCGCGACGATGTCCTCGGCGCTCTACGACGGGGTCATCGTGCCCGGTGGCAGCGCCAGCGTTCGGGCGTTGTCCGCCGACGGCTACACCGTGCACTTCGTGGCGGAGGCCTTCAAACACGCGAAACCCGTCGCGGCCAGCGATGAGGGGCTGGCGCTGCTGCAGCGCGCCGGGGTGGACGGCGTGCGGCACGCCGGGGACGGCGACGGAGTGGTGTCCGACAAGGGCGTCATCACCGCCGCGGCCACCGGCGGGGCGTTGCCCGACGAGTTCATGGCGGAGTTCGCCACTGTGCTGGCCGGGCACCGCGTGTGGAATCGGGACACCGCGCACGTGGTCGCCTGA